A region of Thermovibrio ammonificans HB-1 DNA encodes the following proteins:
- a CDS encoding bifunctional diguanylate cyclase/phosphodiesterase has translation MVDEVTGLPSRKSFFNKLRSVEPGTPVIIAIFDIDDFKFVNFSHGYQLGDAVLKATGHHLKRVFKKYFSHFFVARTGANQFSVLLFDKVPIIRIKEVFNRHIHLIEFKLKDEFIRVTVSGGVSSGQEQYFEVFSQAEDALYTAKREGKNELVFYQHFSLQDAKKFREIRQKLIEAIRNKAVFPCFQPIVSLRTGEIFGYEVLSRIKYRDEILKGDYVFSVADSLALTPEIDKLLFINTIKFFGPYKLFFNLSMKYFFRELNTIFQIAKQYNLDLSNVIFEITESQKLMSEKAAISIFTLFKEFNAGIAIDDFGAGYSNFMYLKKFPADVIKIDGSFIRGAKEDRKDLTIVKSIVEVGKAFKLRTLAEFIEDEETYRLMKAIGVSLGQGYFIGKPAPEPVEVRVELSP, from the coding sequence ATGGTAGACGAGGTTACAGGCCTACCTTCCAGGAAGTCCTTCTTCAACAAGCTCAGGAGTGTAGAGCCCGGAACACCCGTAATAATTGCCATATTCGACATAGACGACTTTAAGTTCGTAAACTTCTCCCACGGTTACCAGCTGGGAGACGCCGTTTTAAAGGCCACCGGCCACCACCTAAAAAGGGTGTTTAAGAAGTATTTCTCCCACTTCTTCGTAGCAAGAACGGGAGCAAACCAGTTTTCGGTCCTGCTCTTTGACAAAGTTCCGATTATCCGGATTAAAGAGGTATTCAACCGCCACATCCACCTCATAGAGTTCAAGCTGAAAGATGAGTTCATCAGGGTAACCGTTAGCGGCGGAGTCAGCAGCGGACAGGAGCAGTACTTTGAAGTCTTTTCACAGGCGGAAGACGCCCTCTACACCGCAAAGAGGGAGGGCAAAAACGAGCTGGTCTTCTACCAGCACTTCAGCCTTCAGGACGCCAAGAAGTTCAGAGAAATAAGACAGAAGCTCATAGAGGCGATAAGGAACAAGGCCGTATTCCCCTGTTTCCAGCCGATAGTCTCGTTAAGAACCGGCGAGATATTCGGATACGAAGTGCTATCGAGAATAAAATACAGAGACGAAATCCTAAAGGGAGACTACGTTTTCTCGGTTGCAGACTCCCTCGCCCTTACCCCCGAAATAGACAAACTCCTCTTTATAAACACCATAAAGTTCTTCGGCCCCTACAAGCTCTTTTTCAACCTCTCAATGAAGTACTTCTTCAGGGAGCTTAACACCATTTTCCAGATAGCCAAACAGTACAACCTGGACCTCTCAAACGTGATATTTGAAATAACCGAGTCCCAAAAACTCATGAGCGAAAAGGCGGCAATCAGCATATTCACCCTATTTAAAGAGTTCAACGCCGGAATAGCAATAGACGATTTCGGGGCGGGCTACTCAAACTTCATGTACCTGAAAAAGTTCCCCGCAGACGTTATAAAAATCGACGGCAGCTTCATCCGCGGGGCAAAAGAGGACAGGAAAGACCTGACCATAGTGAAGTCCATAGTTGAAGTGGGGAAGGCCTTTAAGCTGAGAACCCTTGCAGAGTTCATAGAAGACGAAGAGACCTACCGCCTGATGAAGGCGATAGGGGTTTCCCTGGGGCAGGGCTACTTCATAGGTAAGCCCGCCCCAGAGCCCGTAGAGGTGAGGGTGGAGCTGTCGCCTTAA